GCCCGCGCCGCGACCGACCCGAGCGACGTGCTCTCGAGCGCCCGCAACCGGTTCGTCGGCCTCGTGACGCGCGTGCAGATCGACGGGGTCATGGCGCAGGTCGATCTGCAGGCGGGGCCGCACCGGGTCGTCTCGCTCCTGTCTGCGGAAGCCGTGCGAGAACTCGGACTCGAGGTGGGCTCTCTCGCCGTCGCTGTCATGAAGGCCACCAACGTCATCATCGAGAGGCCCGGCGCGTGAGGCGCCGCTCGACCGCCGCGCTCGCCCTCGCGACGCTCGCGGTCGCGGGACTCGTCGGGTGCGCGCCGTCCGGCGCAGGGTCGTCGGGTGACCTCGATCTGTCGCGCTCGTCCGCTCCGCCCGACAACGCGGCTCCCGAACTGAGCGGCGAACTCTCCATCTACGCGGCCGCCTCGCTCGGCACGGCGTTCGACGAGCTCGCGGAGCTGTTCGAACAGCGGCATCCGTCTGTCGACGTACGCCCGATCGTCTACGACGGATCGAGCACGCTCGCGAGGCAGATCCTCGAGGGTGCGCCCGCCGATGTCTTCGCGTCGGCCGACGAGAAGAACATGGACACCGTCTCCGCGCTCGCCGTCGCGCCGGAGATCTTCGCCTCCAATACGCTCGTGATCGCCGTGCCCGCGGGGAATCCCGGTGATGTGACCGACCTCGCGAGCCTCGCCGATCCCGCGCTGACCGTCGTGCTGTGCGCCCCGGAGGTGCCGTGCGGCGCGGCGTCGGAGAGGCTCCTCGACGCGGAGGGCGTCGCTGTCCGACCCGCGAGCATCGAGCAGAACGTCACGGCGGTCCTCGCGAAGGTCGCCGCGGGCGAGGCGGATGCGGGCCTCGTCTATGCGACCGACGTCGTCGGCGTCGCAGACGTGGAGGCCATCGTTCCCGAGGGGGCGCCGGACGTCGTCAACCGCTACCCCGTGACGGTGCTGACGGATGCCGCCAACCCCGATGCCGCCGCCGCGTTCGTCGCCTTCGTCGTGAGCGCCGACGGGCAGGCCGTGCTCCGTGATCTCGGGTTCGGAGCCCCGTGACGCATCGCCGGGACGCGGGCGGCTTCGTGCCGCGGATCCTCGCGGTGCCCGCCGTCGTGGGTCTCGCCCTTCTCGTGCTGCCGCTGTCGGCCCTCGTGCTGCGCGTCGAGTGGTCGACGCTGTGGGCCGACATCACGTCACCCGAGGCGCTCTCGGCGCTGGGCCTCTCGCTCGTGACGGGACTCATCGCGACGGTGCTGTGTGTCCTCGTCGGTGTTCCGCTGGCCCTCGTGATCGCGCGAGCCGGGCGGCGCTCCGCCGCGCTCCTTCGGGCCCTCGTGACGATCCCGCTCGTCCTGCCGCCGATGGTCGGGGGTGTCGCGCTGCTCTTCCTCTTCGGCCGCACGAGCTGGTTCGGAGGGATCCTCGCCGAGTGGGGCATCCGCGTGCCGTTCACGAC
This genomic stretch from Microbacterium sp. SLBN-146 harbors:
- a CDS encoding molybdopterin-binding protein, with product MDRFRISEAARLLGVSDDTVRRWVDSDALPTTGESPARIPGDALAAHAVELARAATDPSDVLSSARNRFVGLVTRVQIDGVMAQVDLQAGPHRVVSLLSAEAVRELGLEVGSLAVAVMKATNVIIERPGA
- a CDS encoding ABC transporter permease gives rise to the protein MTHRRDAGGFVPRILAVPAVVGLALLVLPLSALVLRVEWSTLWADITSPEALSALGLSLVTGLIATVLCVLVGVPLALVIARAGRRSAALLRALVTIPLVLPPMVGGVALLFLFGRTSWFGGILAEWGIRVPFTTGAVVLAQTFVALPFLVLALEGSLRTTGTAYEQAAASLGAGRWTILRRVTLPLAAPGLIAGIVLCFARAIGEFGATALFAGNAPGVTQTMPLAIYTAFNGAGVSQGTAVALSLLLLVTAVGVLLLVRAWRAEAPR
- the modA gene encoding molybdate ABC transporter substrate-binding protein, producing the protein MRRRSTAALALATLAVAGLVGCAPSGAGSSGDLDLSRSSAPPDNAAPELSGELSIYAAASLGTAFDELAELFEQRHPSVDVRPIVYDGSSTLARQILEGAPADVFASADEKNMDTVSALAVAPEIFASNTLVIAVPAGNPGDVTDLASLADPALTVVLCAPEVPCGAASERLLDAEGVAVRPASIEQNVTAVLAKVAAGEADAGLVYATDVVGVADVEAIVPEGAPDVVNRYPVTVLTDAANPDAAAAFVAFVVSADGQAVLRDLGFGAP